TATTTTTCAAGAAGAGATTTCGACCATAATTCAATGCGTTTTGTTATGCTTGTACCGAAATATACCTTTTTCTGTCATGACAACATCAATTATATCGTCACAGCCATCGAAAAAAGGTTCTAGATTTCGAGGGAAGCATCCATCTATGTTTTTGGGTTGTGGAACTGACATTCAATAAAAAtgttatttataaaaaatgcCATAGCTTCATGCTAATACTGCATTTCGGATTATACGTCTATTTGCACATACCATCTGTGAGCAAATCTATTTGCATCCCACTGCCACAGCTATCGAATCTCGGCCCAACATCTCCCACCCACGACTCCCCTGCGCCTCCTAAAATTGCAGTCGTTGTTACAAAACTCACTTCATACTAATTTTGATTTCCGACAATATGTTTGTCAGAAAAATAACATGGTTCTATTGTAAATAAACTTACCTTTATTATTCACTGTAGAATGAGTGCGCTCAACCAACCTCATAGGTGTGTCATCATATATTACAGGACCTAGGAATGGATTATGCCCCTAAGATCCTGCATAGAATCCTTTTAGATCAGCTCCTAGGAGCATGCATAAAATATTTTCATACAATCAGTTATAACATCTGGGTGTTAACCTCTGCCTTGGGACGGTGTCATTTTTTCAGACAAAACAGAGCTAGCTGGAGGGAAATTGCCAGGCGATTTTATCTCACCAATCGTTCCACATATAGCTTCATCGGTTGGTGTTTCTGAATTTGATGTCCAGTCTGTCAACATCTCTTCCCAACTTGTCCCATTGTCTTCAGTGCTTGCGTCAGATTTGTTTCCATTTTTGGGTTGTACCATGACTCTCCCTGTATCAGTTTCAAAGTAAACACTACAGCCTTAGAGACATGCAATCCATACATTTATGGCTGTCCCATCCCATGGTACCACAGGTAAAAGGTTTTTTCTTGATTCAATTTCAGGTTATCTCGCATATCATTTAACATTTGCATTACTATGTTTATGTATTATTTCTTCATGACCAACTAAACCAAATGCGTTTTGGAAATTCATATCATTCATTCAAATATACCTTCACGACAGGACGCTTCTGTCATATCAATGTCATCGCAAAGCCCTCCAGCTTCCTCCTCTGAGTTTTGATTGCCTACATAATGGATCAACGACAGTAAGTTTTGAAGCAATAATTTTTTAGTGGTACAAAATCAAAGCCAATAATTTATCAACTTTAAACATCACCTTTTTCAGTAGGCTCTCTGCAGTCACCACCCACATCCCCATCACTACCCTCAGCTGAATTTAATTTCTCAACATCCAtgtcatatatttttttcacttCACACAGCATTTCCGCACGCCTCGCCTCTCGCTTTATTTTCAGTTCCTTCAGTTTTGCCCTTTTCAAGGCATCAATTTTCCTCATCTCCTCCCTCTGTAAATTGTCATACTCTTCGTCCACAGCTAGATTGGCCTCCTCTACACGACGGTTGTAATCATCGTCCAGATCTTTCCTCTGTTTTCGCAGTACACGTCAGAAAACTTAAATCTCATACGCAAGTAGAAAAAAGGACATGTTGGTTAAATTGCTCACCTTCGTACTGGAACCTGCGATGCTCCCTTCAGGAGGTGCTGCCATGAAACCAAAACTTCTTCTGGCTCCCAGTACTCTCGCCAACGAAAGTCCTTTGCTCGGAACGATCTCATGCATGGCGCCGTTGCAGAGCATAGCTACCAAAGTTCCCTCCTCGTAATCTGGGGCGTGCCTCTTAAGCAGTTTGTTCAATGATCTGTTGTCGTACTTATCTATCCTTGGGGCCTGCAGGTTAACAGCTTCATCTCCGTGCTCCATGTATTCAACAAACCCAATCTGCGAAAACCAAGCGCACAGATTTTCAGTCATTTCCTTGCAGTTCAATTATGCAAGCACGACACAAGAAAATTTGATAAATGCGTCTTACCAAGAGTACCAATAAACAACCATCCAGGACCACCCTGTCGCCGTTCGCCAGTGCTGCTCTCAGATTCCTAGCTCCATCCTGTAACGCATTTACCACGCACGCCGACAAATTGAAAGTGTTGATCTTTTTCGGATCCTTAATTATGTGCAGAGCTTCGTCAGAAATGGAAGGAGCAGAATTCCTTGCGAACAAGAAATGGGAGAAAATATACGAAAAATAAGCTGCCCTCGCCCTGTCCCTCCCTCTTTCGTGTATATGAAATAGTGGACTTGACTAACTCAATTCTTAGGAAATGGCGAATAAGATCATTCGCTCTTACCCCGACAAGGGAAGCACCAGcctcctctttttcttcttgttcccAATTCACTACTAAGCAAGTTCTAACAAATTGACTAGTTGTTTGATAAATTCTTTGAGTTAACTTGCTATTTTcatgagaaataaaaatcttttgtgtttttacTGACTCCAGCAGGTGTTGCCTTCTTCAGTATTGAATCGACCCTCTTAAACTTCACACCATTAGCCTTCTTGCTAGGATCTGATCCAAACAGATCATGCGCTCCTTGAGCACAATCTTCCTATCATCTTGCTTGCCAAATGGCACTACACTTCTCACACCGTCTCCGAACTCTCCAAAAATCCTGTCAACCAGCGCCTCATCCACCTTGAAGGCCTTTCCAGGAACCGCCTCCAGCATCATCGTGTCCGGGTCAAGGGAGAACAACAGCATCATCGCATATATCCGATCAAGAGGACCTCGCAACTCTATACTACGCATCACCCCTAAACCTGCTTCGCCAGGTATATCGAGCATGTCTCCCGTCCAAGTGGAGATGCAGGTTACTGCTTTGTTGATATTGAAAGCTGTCTCGATCCCTTGGACCTTCTTGCCAGTTCCTTCGTTCTCATCCTGCCCATCCCCGTCGTCTGATTCCGCAGCTCTTGCAGCAGCCAAGTTCTTCTTCCGATGCAGCTCCAGCATTGCCGCGgcctttcttttcttcgcTCCCGGACCGACCAGCATCCCCTGACCTCCCCTGTTTCACCGATGATGTCTGACGCGTAATATGAAAAGTACATCGACGATCTAAGTTTCTATTTAAAAATACTCACATCGGCGGCTTTGCACGCAACGGCGATCAGATCAAACTCCGGCCACCGCCCCTCGCCCGACCACTTCACtcgcctttttttcttttcagatttCGCTCGCTCTGCTCTGCTTGTTTCCCTGCTCAGTAGATTCCAAAAACGCAGAATAAAGTCTACAACCGCTGACAGACCCAGCGTCGCTACGATTTGACCCGTGGGCCACCCTAGCTAGGGAGCTAGTACGCTGCACGAACGGTCAAACAGACAAAATCGCCCCTTGCGATTCACCATGTATACAGGACCTTTTATTGCCAGACAAGCTCGGTGGTCGTGTACACCGAGAGTAATTGCACCGCACAGCACAGGTATTTCTTGTATGTTCTCGCCCCTAACAGTTTTATCCGCTCAGCATTTCATTAGTACGGAAAAAAAGTCTCCTATAAATCAAGCCGTAGTCACATTATGACAcacttaaaaaaatatttgaataATAATTTCTTTTTATGTTGTTCATTCAGCGCATGTAAACGAATAAACATGTCAACTCTCACAAACAATTGCACGATTTAACGATCCACAGAGTATCTCGACCGCAGCATCGAATTAATACGGCATCCTCCGGGAACCACATAGCAGTCGATTACCCTATGCCAGTGCTATCGCCAGCTCTCGATATAGCTTGGCTAGTACCATCGGTCTTTTCCAACCTGCAAATCGCCATACACACGCACACGCAACCCATGCTCCTCTAACGAGTTCTGCCGATAGCCATGGTTCACCCCATGGTTTcgctaaatttttttaaataatatgatttttttaatcatttctaaaaataatacgcgttttttaaaaaatttaaaaaataatacggcctcgggcAGGCCGAGACCgattgggcccagtcggcctggcccaagccgattaggcctAGTCGGTctcggccaggccgattgCAGGCCGCTTGCGCCCGGGCCGCCCGACTGGCGCCCAGTCGgattgggccaggccgactgaagccGACCGCGCGGGCCCGCGcgccttttctctttttctctttttccctttattcctttccttcttcctccctagGCCAAGCCCAAGCATCCCAGCGCCTAGCTCGTCCTTCCCTTCTGTTCTTGttgttctcttcttcctcctcaaaaATGCCCCCAATTTCTAGCCAAAATTAGTGAGATTTGTTCccgtttaacccacaaaactgcATCCCCTTGCTATTTAGCATCCAATGACACCTTGATCTACTCTTTTCGTTGAACATTTTGAGCTAATTTCGTGTTCCTAAGTttgggcaatggtggtggtttggaggagtttggaggtggtggtggtgctcatccggtgaccGTGAAGCTACTCGAGGTTGGGGTTCGCACGCTTTaagggtaaatcctaatctctcacgtatttatcctataatgtatatgtttatgaggatatgtgtgtacgtatatatagaagtatgttttagcgtttggtagtgctcattattttggacaactgttaatgtcgtactgcttagtatttgatgcatctaaatattatggccggGAGTAATATGTTTGAtagaatagatttttttttgatgccgtactgcttagtatttgacgcgtattaatatttttaatatgccgtactgcttagtatttgacgcgtattaatatttttaatatgccgtactgcttagtatttgacgcgtctaaacatttttaatatgccgtacttgTGATTATTTGACACGtactaatatttttaatatgccgtactgcttagtatttgacgcgtctaaacatttttaatatgctGTACTGCtaagtatttgacgcgtcataatattttttatatgccgtactggttagtatttgacgcgaattaatattttttatatgccgtactggttagtatttgacgcgtattaatatttttaatatgcctactgattagtatttgacgcgtctaaacatttttaatatgccgtactggttagtatttgacgcgtattaatatttttaatatgccgtactggttagtatttgacacgtattaatatttttagtatgccgtactgcttagtatttgacgcgtattaatattttttatatgccgtactggttagtatttgatgcgtattaatatttttaatatgccgtactgcttagtatttgacgcgtattaatattttttatatgccgtactacTTACTaattgacgcgtctaaacatttttttaggcatcagagatgtccggtgtagtgaagtttgttttttactacggttccggtactgtcttaacaaccgagcacggagctgatctgagtcagtttaagtatgtggagttggatctaacagcccctcaaacatggacgtttagtcagCTGCATGAATGGTTGGTAGGATGTTTAGCggtcaatcctgaaacatacaccgtctgtgtgcaagcattgtggaccaggccaagttcaaatattttctgggttttgaggccgatagaccggacatcaaagtgggtgcgctggttagaaagttgcgagaaaaagggaactacacctgtcgccttaatccaggttgtcgctcatgagaccaatcgagctgaaggcgagggtgaatcaagttatgacttgtccaatgcaaactctgtgtcgaatgctggaggtggtggttatgaatcaggccagagctccggggcagtaggagaggatgagtacactagcgaggcagatgcggacgaagaagatggtcacttgcagaacgagatggaggatgaagatacagatggtcgtagttcttatgacgatgagtctcatgagtcggacgaagaggaggtgccgattcctgcatcatggaatcagcacttctcttcagctatgaccgtgaacgatgggcaTGACTCTacatggcaatatcatcagaacaacattgcgaagggtgccagatttcctgacaagaaacatctgcaggatgccatagttgcttgggcaatgtccacgcaaagggttttcaaaacaacagtctcttcacaaaaatatctgacaatggagtgcgaacaaatagattgtcccgggagggtgcatggctatgttcctaagtatgacacagattgggttgtgagtgacttggtgttgcacacatgtgtcattcccagtatccCTACAAaccatcgtaacctctcgtcgacgcttcttgctcggttgctttatacggagatagtggagagcaaagcaatggaagtgaaggccatcatgcataaggtcagggtaaggtttaagtacaacatttcgtatggcaaggcttggcgggctaagcagagggctcttgaggaaagatttggttcaTTTTTCGACTCGTATgactctgttgtccgcctcctccatacactgcaagcccgtaatccaggcacctatgtcgacatccaacacttcgtgcacccagagtatccaactgtgagggtgctgcaacgactgttcttcactttcggtgtatgcgtccaagctttccatcattgtcgacCGGTGTTATGCGTAGATGACACTTTTCTGactggcaaatacagggggcagatcttgaccgccattggtcaagacggcaacaatcaaatcgttccgctcgcatttgctttcgtggagggtgagaacactgaaagttggttatggtttttcaggcagctcaagagagcaattgtgcatgataagccgaatgtgtgcatccttcatgacagacatgcaggcatactcagtgcgataaggacactgacaaaccctgggcctgatgaacagactccatggcaggacatgcagagtcgttggtgcatgcggcatttgggggccaacttcttttcgcagttcaggaacaagtcacttatgaatctattcaagaaattctgcaaacagaaccaacaatggaagtacactaggatacgtggttatcttgatgagttcatgaagaaacatgttagggagaggacagcggcacgaaacgcggcggtagcagcacatgtagcagcagtggctgcacagacagcagttggaacaggaccatctgaggaagaacctgttgggctttgtaatttgccagggtttgacccacccggcactaggagaagggttgggaggcagattaaaaacttccagcagtggatagagcacgagcctctggagcggtggtctttgctgcacgacacacatggcgctaggtacggcgtcatgactactaacctggcagagacatacaactttgtcctgaggggaaatagggctttaccacttacagttatcgtcgagggtattttccatggcacggtgaaatatttcagagaaagacgccagagagctgaaatgcatatcatgaacaacccaaatacaccgtactgtgaaaagattatgaagtacatggatgagaagatggaaaaatcTAGGTCGCAtactgtcgtcgccatcggtaatcaagaacacaggtttgaggtgcgcttgccaactgacaagttcggcgttggaaatgaattgaggacacaggaggtgaagattggaaatgaagcgtggccaacgtgtgagtgcacctgcaacaaaccaaagttgcttcgCCTTCCTTActcacatgtacttgctgcttgcgggcagctagggatggacgcaatctcatgtgtgtctccctattacctgaaagagtctgtgcttagcacatggatgggtgagatgctagggtttcgtgcaatgggccatttcaacaaggtaacccctggtgaaaggcggtacatccctgaccacgggctactgcggacaggcacaggcagacgcccgtccaggcgcatccgaaatgatatggatgaatctgaagccggaggaccgtcacgacaatgttttctatgcaaccattttggccacagggacacttattgtccaactttcggtactggtggagctactgcccgtggaagaggctgacgtggacgacgagggagaggaagaaactaggcttatcatgcatatgtgaaactatgtgttaatttgtaccctatgttttaatttgtacaatatgtggaactatgtgttaatttgtacttcgtgaaactatgtgttaatttgtactctatgtggaactaagttttattttgtactctgtgaaactaagtgttaatttgtgccctatgttttaatttgtactaatgtgtggaactgtgtgttaatttttacgctttgttcaactatgttttaatatgtactctcggtttaactatgcttaactttaatttgtatgtctaactatgtttataaatgttgcaagcacaaaatggagagagtatcgTTGCTCTCCAgagattgagagtaagcatcgggctgctcgattggtggcgcatcctgggagtgtcgagccccttgtcacgcgcactcctaaggaaaattggatgatacaccctgcttggattcagcggtatttattcaatcatcccttgcatgtccattttatttattcaccCCTTGCATGTTCATTTTATTCAATAATCCCTTAcatttacattttatttattcatccttTGCATGTCCActttatttatgcagtttgaagtgggctggccttttaactttcgcacgacttgttgaggcaactcgtgcggaaatggtagagggcgagcgacgaggcttcaactctacacgggtacaaattgaccactcgctgctgagctgcttagtggacagatggaggcccgagacacacacatttcactttcgctggggagagatggctcctactctccaggatgtgtcgatgctgcgggactaccattggtgggtgatcccataggaccgttgcaggcaccagctgattggcaggagggtatggcactacgctttcaaggtatgtgttaattcgtgccctgtgttttaatttgtttgtactctatgtggaactatgtgttaatttgtgccctacgttttcaaggtattcttgccggagctgggccactcacctcggaggctcacggacctaagctagattggttgctcaattaccaggttagatcgatgtgttttaagttaatatatctaactcatatacttgcatgggtttactaacacttggtttttgttgcatgcagattcagaagtttgggtatccagagacccaaatgactgagcctcagatcactcggagccttgaggcatatataatgtggcttctcgggaaggtgatgttcaccgagaaccacgtcaccaccattagcgcacgctacatccctattgcagtggagatcgcgaatgcaacttgtggtgacgacatcacacagaggagttggggttcggccgtcttagtggctacgtaccgaggtatgtgcaacgcttgccagcttgcgtcgcccaagtcagccctgcttggatgttctttattgttgcagctctggtcgtgggagaggttttctatcggccaaccagacgttacgggtgatcaccctaaccctgagcaggagttgtttgacttagaacacatcgacctgcctactttcgcgacaatttggacacgtagcaaggtatgtcgaatgtgaaattcatacattagtttacataaaccatgaatgaagctaaaTTCTTGTTTTTTACAGAGATgctttgcacacgatcaggtcaggaattgctacccatcattcaacgaccagttcgacgtgttgcactctgaggcggctgtctgggagccgtacacacaggacgccatcgaggatagataccctggcgggatgtccacggtctgcacgagagattacgcttactggatgacaaaatcaaagatcatcttcgacgtctgcgtggaggagatggcctaGCAGAGGGTCATGAGGCGGTTTGGGGCACGCCAAttggtcgttcctccaccgatggaggatccacttccacagGTCGTCCACAGGTATCTGCAGTTctccaatttatgattgtcgtcCAGAATTGTCCAGAATTTattgttcaactttctattgcgatctcaggtttaccaggaagggaagtactaggacccagactcagtggctgcagagggttcagtcgtacgtcacagagtgggagactgcgacgacacgggtttggccattggcgGCCTTTGATCTTGATCTATTCAACGgatatttgcagaggtacatgacagctacccgattgaccatcattcagcactctcacccccaggagatagccgagccgagtttgcaagatatgtaccctagccaatctacttcaggctctagacagcacgcggtaagtatcttctcttaacataatgcatgtgtttgttacgtactttgccatatatatgtaatactcttcgtgccaattgcaggctcagttgacacaggatttaCAGGCCGAGTTCGTTGTGTATGGACGTTCGCTTtcgaccggtccacttctactaccacgggagcCACACCGGTCCTGGCTtagacgaatggaggagaagctacgctctgtttacgcggctatcacgtgcacTTGCACTTCCGacgtcgttcaccaccaggcgtccgtacggccccctcgtcactccacgcaccagcagcggccacgtcagcaggaagcaccgcacccccgacaccacccgcgtccacgtctaccagagcagtcgacgcccaggcgacctcctcctgagcaggccggaggttcgtcgtggcaccagccacagtcttctttcgactattggcaccagcagcagccctcttttgaggctggaggtttggcgtggcaccagcagcagccctatTTTGAGGatggaggttcgtcgtggcagcaccagcagagtcccaggatgaacttcgagtttcgtccacagacccagccacagggtatgtatatttctatctattgtgttcGTTACCATGACTGCTACGCAATTgtaatgctaagtactttcACACATGCAGGAGCCTAGGGCATCAGTCAtcgttgtccgaaccctcgtggggtagtgagcaggatcacgctcaaggagaggactattctatccaacacagctggatgttcagtactccgccaccagaccccacacaggaggatacacagtatcgtgaggatgggtccgtgattcctcAACGCAACGTagtgccacctcataggtatggctggaccacgccacaggcaccccCGGAACGCTGTCCCAGACGTCGTGCCTGATATTTGGATGTAggtcctatgtatgagacatatttctacctatgtatgaaagagacatgttactaattttcgcattcttattcaagttacatttgcatataaataacgGCAAGAAttaaatacatatgcaatagaaagattgaaattaaaaccgacaacttaaaataaacGAGAAACGGTGGCGGTAAAAGGAGCCACGAAAAGGAGGCGGTAAACGGTGGCGCAAAAACGAGGCAGGAAACGATGGCGGgaaaacgaggcgggaaacggtggcgcgaaAAGGAGGTGGGAAACGGTAGtgcgaaaaggaggcgggaaaaccaggcaggaaaaagaggagggaaacggtggcgggagaatgagtttgagagcctataaatacctcatctccggtagtcatctaagcatccttcccactactcttttttccaatatttcaGTGTCCCcaaatgagtttgccttgctcgAACCAGCTtgagaggccgaggaggatgaaagatgcgatgttgcctcggggggtggaacatctcaggtgttggtgcggcaatctatgcaaggtgaaggaggtgacagatttttcagataagctgagcatgaggtttttcatgtgcgcgaactatgagtacgaaccacctgtcccggtttcgccgtacgacaagcctccggtaagcacatttaggtgttctaaaacatgttttttgtgtCATATTAGATTTGTAACAGTAGgcttttttgtagtctcctccgcccctatgcatgtggtatcgttggattgacacagagatgccggattgggcggtggaagagatcaaaacaaggtcccgaaatgcatggcagcgtttccacgcggagaagcgtgcggaaaaagctgcagcccaggagaaagaggagcaagagagagagatgaaagagcatagggaggaacaacgttgttggattgacgaagcactaaggaaaaacaggaaaaaagcgcttgagatgcaagaggaggaacgaaggcgcaaggatgctcgtg
This is a stretch of genomic DNA from Brachypodium distachyon strain Bd21 chromosome 1, Brachypodium_distachyon_v3.0, whole genome shotgun sequence. It encodes these proteins:
- the LOC112270098 gene encoding uncharacterized protein LOC112270098, whose protein sequence is MHEIVPSKGLSLARVLGARRSFGFMAAPPEGSIAGSSTKRKDLDDDYNRRVEEANLAVDEEYDNLQREEMRKIDALKRAKLKELKIKREARRAEMLCEVKKIYDMDVEKLNSAEGSDGDVGGDCREPTEKGNQNSEEEAGGLCDDIDMTEASCREGRVMVQPKNGNKSDASTEDNGTSWEEMLTDWTSNSETPTDEAICGTIGEIKSPGNFPPASSVLSEKMTPSQGRGS